A genomic region of Pyrus communis chromosome 14, drPyrComm1.1, whole genome shotgun sequence contains the following coding sequences:
- the LOC137715749 gene encoding grpE protein homolog 2, mitochondrial-like isoform X2 encodes MFVPRVLARASRTLPRSAMLVAAPQNHHLPILCNQSHSLIHDFSSKIVPRQVSLLHHATPTSSMSQIFGFSSSASPQPEKEHGTAVENGGASTNGEPEKASGDAKVADQTKESDSESEGDLTMDDLVKLVTEKEDLLKEKHEEFKKMQDKFLRSYAEIENVMERTKREAENSKKFAIQNFAKSLLDVSDNLARASSVVKESFSKLDESKDSGGAFPLLKTLLEGVEMTEKQLLEVFRKYGVEKYDPTNEAFDPNRHNAVFSLQDASKPPGTVAVVLKAGYMLHERVVRPAEVGVTTEAENNADN; translated from the exons ATGTTCGTGCCCAGGGTTTTAGCTCGGGCCTCGAGGACCCTCCCGAGGAGCGCAATGCTCGTGGCTGCTCCACAGAATCATCACTTGCCAATCCTGTGCAATCAGTCCCATTCTCTGATCCACGATTTTTCCTCCAAG ATTGTTCCGAGGCAGGTGTCCCTATTGCATCATGCAACCCCAACTTCTTCTATGTCTCAAATATTTGGGTTCTCTTCTTCTGCATCGCCACAGCCTGAAAAGGAACATGGAACTGCTGTAGAGAATGGTGGTGCTTCAACAAATGGAGAGCCAGAAAAAGCAAGTGGAGATGCGAAAGTTGCTGATCAAACGAAAGAGTCAG ATTCAGAGAGTGAGGGTGATTTAACTATGGATGACCTGGTAAAACTTGTGACTGAGAAGGAAGATCTTCTGAAGGAGAAACATGAAGAATTTAAGAAAATGCAAGATAAATTCCTCCGAAGTTACGCAGAGATTGAAAACGTCATGGAGAGAACAAAGCGTGAAGCAGAGAATTCAAAGAAATTTGCCATACAG AATTTTGCAAAGAGTTTACTAGATGTTTCAGACAATCTGGCCAGAGCTTCTTCAGTTGTCAAAGAAAGTTTCTCAAAACTTGACGAGTCCAAGGACTCTGGTGGAGCATTCCCACTTCTGAAAACACTTCTAGAAGGTGTTGAAATGACCGAGAAACAACTTTTAGAG GTATTTAGAAAGTACGGAGTAGAAAAGTATGATCCTACAAATGAAGCATTTGACCCAAACAGGCATAACGCAGTATTCAGTTTACAAGATGCTTCCAAGCCTCCAGGCACTGTTGCGGTGGTTCTCAAG
- the LOC137715749 gene encoding grpE protein homolog 2, mitochondrial-like isoform X1, with translation MFVPRVLARASRTLPRSAMLVAAPQNHHLPILCNQSHSLIHDFSSKIVPRQVSLLHHATPTSSMSQIFGFSSSASPQPEKEHGTAVENGGASTNGEPEKASGDAKVADQTKESGYISDSQSTMSPPVKRRRGGTKRTAFSDSDSESEGDLTMDDLVKLVTEKEDLLKEKHEEFKKMQDKFLRSYAEIENVMERTKREAENSKKFAIQNFAKSLLDVSDNLARASSVVKESFSKLDESKDSGGAFPLLKTLLEGVEMTEKQLLEVFRKYGVEKYDPTNEAFDPNRHNAVFSLQDASKPPGTVAVVLKAGYMLHERVVRPAEVGVTTEAENNADN, from the exons ATGTTCGTGCCCAGGGTTTTAGCTCGGGCCTCGAGGACCCTCCCGAGGAGCGCAATGCTCGTGGCTGCTCCACAGAATCATCACTTGCCAATCCTGTGCAATCAGTCCCATTCTCTGATCCACGATTTTTCCTCCAAG ATTGTTCCGAGGCAGGTGTCCCTATTGCATCATGCAACCCCAACTTCTTCTATGTCTCAAATATTTGGGTTCTCTTCTTCTGCATCGCCACAGCCTGAAAAGGAACATGGAACTGCTGTAGAGAATGGTGGTGCTTCAACAAATGGAGAGCCAGAAAAAGCAAGTGGAGATGCGAAAGTTGCTGATCAAACGAAAGAGTCAGGTTATATTTCAGATTCCCAGTCTACCATGTCTCCGCCTGTCAAAAGAAGGAGAGGAGGTACTAAACGAACTGCATTTTCTGATTCAGATTCAGAGAGTGAGGGTGATTTAACTATGGATGACCTGGTAAAACTTGTGACTGAGAAGGAAGATCTTCTGAAGGAGAAACATGAAGAATTTAAGAAAATGCAAGATAAATTCCTCCGAAGTTACGCAGAGATTGAAAACGTCATGGAGAGAACAAAGCGTGAAGCAGAGAATTCAAAGAAATTTGCCATACAG AATTTTGCAAAGAGTTTACTAGATGTTTCAGACAATCTGGCCAGAGCTTCTTCAGTTGTCAAAGAAAGTTTCTCAAAACTTGACGAGTCCAAGGACTCTGGTGGAGCATTCCCACTTCTGAAAACACTTCTAGAAGGTGTTGAAATGACCGAGAAACAACTTTTAGAG GTATTTAGAAAGTACGGAGTAGAAAAGTATGATCCTACAAATGAAGCATTTGACCCAAACAGGCATAACGCAGTATTCAGTTTACAAGATGCTTCCAAGCCTCCAGGCACTGTTGCGGTGGTTCTCAAG
- the LOC137715658 gene encoding mitochondrial pyruvate carrier 4-like yields MAASKVQAFWNHPAGPKTIHFWAPTFKWGISIANIADFSKPPETLSYPQQLAVTCTGLIWSRYSMVITPKNWNLFSVNVAMAGTGLYQLSRKITHDYSSDTETAVAKE; encoded by the exons ATGGCAGCTTCCAAGGTCCAAGCTTTCTGGAACCACCCCGCAGGCCCTAAAACAA TTCACTTCTGGGCTCCAACTTTTAAATGGGGTATTAGCATAGCAAATATTGCTGATTTCTCAAAGCCACCGGAGACGCTGTCTTATCCTCAGCAACTAG CTGTTACATGCACTGGACTTATTTGGTCTCGTTACAGTATGGTGATTACTCCG AAAAACTGGAATCTGTTTAGTGTCAATGTTGCAATGGCAGGGACAGGCTTGTATCAACTTTCCCGCAAAATCAC GCACGACTACTCTTCCGACACTGAAACAGCTGTAGCAAAAGAGTAA
- the LOC137716165 gene encoding upstream activation factor subunit UAF30-like, translated as MLPPMMKKAITDNPKKLANLIDLVNLPSTLREFTGQSQISRLGCFMRVWSYIKDNNLQDPNNKNVVNCDEKLKSVLLGKPQVELSELPTLIKLHFPKEPK; from the exons ATGTTGCCGCCGATGATGAAGAAGGCCATTACAGATAACCCAAAGAAGCTGGCCAACTTGATTGACCTCGTAAATCTTCCTTCTACACTGCGAGAGTTCACGGGTCAGTCTCAGATTTCTCGTCTTGGATGTTTCATGCGTGTCTGGTCATACATCAAGGACAACAATCTCCAG GATCCGAACAACAAGAATGTGGTCAATTGTGACGAAAAGTTGAAGAGCGTTTTGTTGGGCAAGCCTCAAGTTGAGTTATCTGAACTTCCTACACTGATCAAGCTCCATTTCCCCAAAGAGCCAAAGTAA
- the LOC137715331 gene encoding EH domain-containing protein 1-like — translation MEISSVQISSCSKEHQNIYQEWFRFADADTDGRITGSDAIKFFGMSNLNRQDLKQVWAMADSKRQGYLGFSEFVAAMQLVSLAQAGHDITHGLLNSNVDLESLKPPVMEGLDALLLAKKKHSHKSNENKVNGTAVVQQTPSALWFSSKSSKKVPLSSVTSIIDGLKRLYVQKLKPLEVTYKFNDFVSPLLRNSDFDAKPMVMLLGQYSTGKTTFIKHLLKSSYPGAHIGPEPTTDRFVVVMSGPDERSVPGNTIAVQADMPFSGLTTFGTAFLSKFECSQMPHSLLEHITFVDTPGVLSGEKQRTHRAYDFTGVTSWFAAKCDLILLLFDPHKLDVSDEFKRVISSLRGHDDKIRVVLNKADQIDTQQLMRVYGALMWSLGKVLNTPEVMRVYIGSFNDKPVNEAATGPVGRELFEREQEDLLADLKDIPKKACDRRINEFVKRARAAKIHAYIISHLRKEMPAMLGKSKAQRKLIDNLENEFKKVQREHHLPPGDFPNVDHYREILTGYSIDKLERLKPKMIDAVDEMLGYDIPELLKKFRNPYD, via the exons ATGGAAATTTCTTCAGTTCAGATCAGTTCGTGCTCGAAAGAGCATCAGAATATCTACCAGGAATGGTTTCGATTCGCTGATGCAG ACACTGATGGCCGCATTACCGGGAGCGATGCTATAAAGTTCTTCGGCATGTCCAATCTGAATCGGCAGGATCTCAAGCAG GTTTGGGCCATGGCCGATTCTAAGAGGCAGGGATATCTTGGTTTCAGTGAGTTTGTTGCCGCTATGCAG CTAGTTTCTCTTGCACAAGCTGGACATGATATCACACACGGTTTATTGAATAGCAATG TTGACTTGGAAAGTCTGAAACCTCCTGTTATGGAGGGTTTGGATGCATTACTATTAGCG AAGAAAAAGCATTCGCACAAGTCAAATgaaaacaaagtaaatg GAACTGCTGTGGTGCAACAAACACCTTCGGCACTTTGGttttcatcaaaatcatcaaaaaag GTACCACTTTCTTCTGTAACATCAATTATTGATGGGTTGAAGAGACTGTATGTTCAGAAGCTGAAGCCATTAGAAGTTACATACAAGTTCAACGATTTTGTATCCCCATTACTG AGAAATAGTGATTTTGATGCCAAACCCATGGTTATGCTTTTGGGTCAATACTCCACTGGGAAAACAACATTCATTAAACATTTGCTTAAAAGTAGTTATCCAG GAGCTCACATTGGTCCGGAGCCTACAACCGatagatttgttgttgttatg TCTGGGCCTGATGAAAGAAGTGTTCCTGGGAATACTATTGCCGTCCAAGCTGACATGCCATTTAGCGGTCTCACAACTTTTGGAACAGCATTCTTGTCAAAGTTTGAGTGTTCTCAAATGCCACATTCA CTGCTAGAACACATTACTTTTGTGGATACTCCTGGAGTTTTATCTGGAGAGAAGCAACGGACACATCGAGCCTATGATTTTACTGGAGTAACTTCGTGGTTTGCTGCAAAGTGTGACCTCATTCTACTTCTGTTTGATCCTCACAAACTCGATGTTAGTGATGAGTTCAAGCGTGTTATTTCATCTTTACGTGGCCATGATGATAAAATTCGTGTTGTTCTGAACAAGGCGGATCAAATTGATACTCAGCAA TTGATGAGAGTTTATGGAGCATTGATGTGGTCACTTGGGAAGGTTCTTAATACTCCTGAGGTCATGCGAGTTTATATCGG CTCATTCAATGACAAACCTGTAAATGAGGCTGCTACGGGTCCAGTCGGGAGAGAACTCTTTGAAAGGGAACAGGAGGATCTTCTTGCTGATTTAAAGGATATTCCAAAGAAGGCTTGTGATCGCAGA ATCAATGAATTTGTGAAGCGTGCCAGAGCTGCCAAGATACATGCTTACATAATTAGCCATTTAAGGAAGGAGATGCCTGCCATGTTGGGGAAATCTAAGGCTCAACGGAAGCTTATTGATAATTtggaaaatgaatttaaaaag GTCCAAAGGGAGCACCATCTACCTCCAGGGGATTTCCCGAACGTTGACCACTACAGGGAGATCTTGACTGGTTACAGCATTGACAAATTGGAGAGGTTAAAGCCTAAGATGATAGATGCTGTCGATGAAATGCTGGGTTATGATATCCCGGAACTCTTGAAGAAATTCAGAAATCCATACGACTAA
- the LOC137715588 gene encoding nascent polypeptide-associated complex subunit alpha-like protein — MTAPTQEELLAAQLEQAKVHDDEPIVEDEDDDDDDDDEDDDHDDDVEGQGDGSGRSKQSRSEKKSRKAMLKLGMKAIPGVSRVTVKKSKNILFVISKPDVFKSPASDTYVIFGEAKIEDLSSQLQTQAAEQFKAPNLNTVTANPEPSTLAQDDEDVDETGVEPKDIELVMTQAGVSRSRAVTALKAANGDIVTAIMELTN, encoded by the exons ATGACTGCCCCAACTCAAGAAGAGCTCCTTGCTGCCCAGCTTGAACAGGCAAAAGTTCAT GATGATGAACCGATAGTCGAGGACGaagatgatgacgatgatgatgatgatgaagatgacgACCACGATGACGATGTTGAAG GACAAGGAGATGGAAGTGGTAGGTCTAAGCAGAGCAGAAGTGAAAAGAAGAGTCGCAAGGCGATGTTGAAACTTGGAATGAAAGCAATTCCAGGTGTCAGCCGTGTGACTGTCAAGAAGAGCAAGAAT ATTCTGTTTGTCATCTCAAAGCCTGATGTCTTTAAGAGCCCCGCTTCCGATACATATGTCATTTTTGGGGAAGCAAAGATTGAGGACTTGAGCTCACAACTTCAAACTCAGGCCGCGGAGCAGTTCAAGGCTCCTAACCTAAATACTGTGACAGCAAACCCCGAGCCATCAACTTTGGCTCAAGACGATGAAGATGTGGACGAAACTGGTGTAGAACCCAAGGACATTGAGTTGGTGATGACTCAAGCTGGGGTTTCAAGATCAAGAGCAGTTACGGCACTCAAAGCAGCAAATGGTGACATTGTTACTGCCATCATGGAATTAACAAACTGA